One Mucilaginibacter ginkgonis genomic region harbors:
- a CDS encoding ATP-grasp domain-containing protein has translation MGDIYAEICVAVTGLNANDNPGPGVAVARALKEAFGVGLRIIGLAYEALEAGIYVPGLIEKTYQIPYPSAGAEALASRIAQIHSEETINVVIPNFDAELHNFISIEKRLRKFGIAMFLPSHEQLNMRDKVNLNRLGNKLGLNVPHDRLINNEAELYTAAEKLSYPLVIKGKYYEATIAHNADSARKAFYELSAKWGLPVIAQQFISGTEINIAAIGDGEGYNLSIVPMRKLYITDKGKAWAGVTIEDDQLIALADKFAGATKWRGGYELEIVRGADGQLYILEINPRFPAWIYLTAAAGQNQPEVLVQMALGHQPQKMTAYQTGKMFVRYSWDNVVDISDFQQMSAFGELKTNKNAKAYL, from the coding sequence ATGGGAGACATTTACGCTGAAATTTGTGTTGCAGTAACCGGCCTTAACGCTAATGACAACCCCGGCCCCGGTGTTGCAGTTGCACGTGCGCTGAAAGAAGCGTTTGGCGTAGGGCTGCGTATAATTGGTTTGGCTTACGAAGCATTGGAGGCAGGTATATACGTTCCGGGTTTGATAGAAAAAACTTACCAGATTCCCTACCCTTCAGCAGGTGCCGAAGCGCTTGCTTCACGTATAGCGCAAATACACTCCGAAGAAACGATTAACGTAGTCATCCCTAATTTTGATGCAGAGCTTCACAATTTCATCAGTATTGAAAAAAGGCTTCGAAAGTTTGGAATTGCTATGTTTTTGCCATCTCATGAGCAATTGAACATGCGTGATAAAGTGAACCTAAACCGGTTAGGTAACAAATTAGGTTTAAACGTTCCGCACGACAGGCTGATAAATAACGAAGCGGAACTCTACACTGCGGCGGAAAAATTGAGCTATCCGCTTGTTATAAAAGGTAAGTATTATGAAGCAACAATTGCTCACAACGCAGACTCCGCCCGAAAAGCTTTTTATGAGTTGAGCGCAAAATGGGGATTGCCGGTAATAGCCCAGCAATTTATAAGCGGCACAGAGATCAACATCGCCGCCATAGGAGATGGTGAAGGTTATAATCTAAGCATCGTACCAATGCGGAAACTTTATATAACAGATAAAGGTAAGGCCTGGGCAGGTGTAACTATCGAAGACGATCAGTTGATTGCTCTCGCAGACAAATTTGCCGGCGCAACAAAATGGCGCGGCGGCTACGAACTGGAGATCGTGCGCGGTGCGGACGGACAGTTATATATTCTCGAGATTAATCCGCGTTTCCCGGCATGGATATACCTTACAGCAGCCGCGGGCCAGAACCAGCCCGAGGTGTTAGTGCAGATGGCATTGGGCCATCAACCGCAAAAGATGACAGCGTATCAGACAGGAAAAATGTTTGTCCGCTATTCATGGGACAATGTGGTGGATATTTCAGATTTCCAGCAAATGAGCGCCTTCGGCGAGCTTAAAACAAATAAAAATGCCAAAGCTTATCTATGA
- a CDS encoding response regulator, with protein MSGSLTKKKILVLDQDWRMLSTINQISEHGDFDIHIIYDSNSVYQKAKFISPDLIILDYLLIGNDCGLICQDLKDDELLHTIPIIIVTAFKTSKVKLDAYRYDALFVKPLDMNVLATRIDYLMAS; from the coding sequence ATGAGTGGCTCATTAACTAAAAAAAAGATTCTAGTATTAGACCAGGATTGGAGAATGCTCTCCACTATAAATCAAATTTCAGAACACGGGGACTTTGATATTCATATAATTTATGATTCGAACTCTGTCTATCAAAAGGCAAAGTTTATCTCACCCGATCTGATAATTTTAGATTACCTTTTAATTGGCAACGATTGCGGGCTAATATGTCAGGATTTAAAAGATGATGAGCTACTGCACACAATACCAATAATTATAGTAACTGCTTTTAAAACATCGAAAGTTAAGTTGGATGCTTACAGATATGATGCCCTCTTTGTTAAACCACTCGATATGAATGTTTTAGCAACAAGGATAGATTACTTGATGGCCTCTTAA
- a CDS encoding LytR/AlgR family response regulator transcription factor: MQLKCVAIDDEPLALEIIKKYIAEFSKLQLLATFEDAVSGAEYLHNTRIDLLFIDIDMPDITGVDLVRALKDKPMVIFTTAHKNFAFEGFELQALDYLLKPISIKRFNEAVNKAIDFFSYKKRAGNEAEEAIYIHSEYRMIKVPIRDIEYIESMQDYIKIYLLGVEKPLLTLMSLKAVLEKLPSNKFERIHRSYIIAKGQVTSILNRKVKLPSIELPVGNSYADFIKRWSK; this comes from the coding sequence ATGCAACTAAAATGTGTAGCTATCGATGATGAGCCGCTTGCGCTGGAAATCATTAAAAAATATATCGCTGAATTTAGCAAATTGCAACTGCTTGCTACTTTCGAGGACGCTGTTTCCGGCGCGGAATATCTCCACAATACCCGGATAGACCTGTTGTTCATCGACATAGATATGCCCGATATTACCGGTGTTGACCTGGTACGCGCTCTCAAAGACAAGCCGATGGTTATCTTCACCACGGCACATAAAAATTTCGCCTTCGAAGGCTTTGAACTTCAAGCGCTGGATTACCTATTGAAACCGATCAGCATAAAGCGTTTCAATGAAGCTGTAAATAAGGCCATCGATTTTTTTAGCTATAAAAAGAGAGCCGGCAACGAGGCCGAAGAAGCTATCTATATACACTCGGAGTATCGCATGATTAAAGTGCCGATACGTGATATTGAGTATATTGAGAGCATGCAGGATTATATCAAGATCTATTTACTTGGCGTTGAAAAACCGTTATTAACTTTAATGTCATTAAAAGCAGTATTGGAAAAGTTGCCTTCTAATAAATTTGAGCGGATTCATAGAAGTTATATAATTGCAAAAGGACAAGTTACATCTATTCTGAACCGAAAGGTAAAGTTGCCATCTATTGAATTACCGGTTGGTAACAGCTACGCTGATTTTATTAAACGTTGGTCTAAATGA
- a CDS encoding PqqD family protein — translation MKIKPNVATSESGLIFNPATGDSFSCNGMASFILAAMKNGETEAQIKNFILEHYDVDTARLDRDWDDLIQQLKQANLLEV, via the coding sequence ATGAAAATTAAACCAAATGTTGCCACTAGCGAAAGTGGTCTTATTTTCAATCCTGCTACAGGCGATTCATTTTCGTGTAATGGCATGGCATCTTTTATTTTGGCCGCGATGAAAAACGGCGAAACCGAGGCACAAATTAAAAACTTCATCCTGGAACATTATGACGTGGATACAGCCCGTCTTGACCGCGACTGGGACGATTTGATACAGCAATTAAAACAGGCAAATCTTTTAGAAGTGTAA
- a CDS encoding type III PLP-dependent enzyme domain-containing protein, with translation MPKLIYERPVLKKLNANTINKFGSYTGVQPVKEIAGVPVKALIEDYGSPVFVLSEKQVRRNYRSAYRAFSTRYPKVQFAWSYKTNYINAVCKIFHAEGSWAEVVSGFEYRKALGNGMPGNKIIFNGPAKSKEDLHLAIENDSLIHIDHFDELQQLITLGYQTKNKPRVAVRVNMDTGTYPLWDRFGFNYENGEAWTAIDKVIKSSPLQLVGLHCHIGTYVTAVSAYRTAAQKLSALALRCKNELKHMIEYLDLGGGFASTNTLKGAYLPAVDTVPNADDYAEAISNALLNAGFEKYELPMLILESGRMLIDDAGHLAGTVLANKRLGDGRRSLVVDFGVNTLFTSLWYDHQISPAGDFEPHTENMAIFGPLCMNIDMIREQINLPVMNPGDHLVVHKVGAYNMTQWMQFITTRPAVVLIDEHEQTHLIRANETLEYVETPEQLPAHLNAGI, from the coding sequence ATGCCAAAGCTTATCTATGAACGCCCCGTTCTAAAGAAACTCAACGCCAACACGATCAATAAATTTGGCAGCTACACCGGCGTACAGCCTGTTAAGGAAATTGCCGGCGTGCCTGTAAAGGCGCTTATTGAAGATTACGGCTCCCCCGTTTTTGTGTTGTCGGAGAAACAGGTTAGGCGTAACTACCGCTCTGCTTACCGTGCGTTTAGTACCCGCTATCCAAAAGTGCAGTTTGCCTGGAGTTACAAGACCAACTACATTAACGCTGTTTGTAAAATATTTCATGCCGAAGGTAGCTGGGCAGAAGTAGTATCGGGCTTTGAATATCGCAAGGCGCTGGGTAATGGTATGCCGGGCAATAAGATCATTTTTAATGGCCCCGCGAAAAGTAAAGAAGATTTGCACCTGGCTATCGAAAACGATTCACTTATCCATATTGACCATTTTGACGAGTTGCAGCAATTGATAACGCTGGGCTACCAAACAAAAAACAAACCGCGTGTTGCTGTTAGGGTAAATATGGATACGGGCACCTACCCGTTGTGGGACAGGTTTGGCTTTAACTATGAAAACGGCGAAGCGTGGACCGCGATTGACAAAGTAATTAAATCAAGCCCGTTGCAACTGGTGGGGCTGCATTGCCACATAGGGACTTATGTAACTGCTGTAAGTGCATATCGTACTGCTGCGCAAAAGCTTTCAGCCTTGGCCTTGCGATGCAAAAATGAGCTAAAGCATATGATCGAATACCTTGATTTAGGTGGTGGGTTCGCGTCGACCAATACGTTAAAAGGCGCTTACTTGCCGGCTGTAGATACAGTGCCCAATGCGGACGATTATGCCGAAGCCATTAGTAATGCCTTACTAAATGCAGGATTCGAAAAATACGAATTGCCGATGCTTATCCTGGAATCCGGCCGCATGTTGATAGATGACGCCGGCCACCTGGCTGGGACGGTTTTAGCCAACAAACGCTTGGGGGACGGCCGCCGCTCGCTTGTGGTCGATTTTGGGGTCAACACTTTATTTACATCCCTATGGTATGATCACCAAATTTCGCCCGCGGGAGATTTTGAACCACACACCGAGAATATGGCCATCTTCGGCCCTTTATGCATGAATATCGACATGATTCGGGAGCAAATAAATCTGCCGGTCATGAATCCGGGTGATCATTTGGTGGTTCACAAAGTTGGAGCATATAACATGACCCAGTGGATGCAATTTATCACCACCCGCCCGGCTGTGGTACTTATAGATGAACATGAGCAAACACATTTGATTCGCGCTAATGAAACACTCGAATATGTAGAAACCCCTGAGCAGTTACCTGCTCATTTGAACGCCGGCATTTGA
- a CDS encoding sensor histidine kinase, whose translation MRRSNAATTIIHAAGWLIFLAFPLLFMNKTQENKHATLFILASPFYWLFCLTYIFMFYINAWYLVPRFVFRKRYVVYGVIILLLMGLVYFLQPFDNLLENNSIKNAHFRTTQTQLPVMHDSTLVALGTDTASTGKGLMFGPLPHQDMRMQDPQFKSSNKIFIIHQSGNIDLVALFIFIIVVGLSIAITTVEKWQFTESMVGMAQAEKARAELSFLKAQINPHFLFNTLNNIYALSVTGNPNTSESIMKLSNIMRYVTDEVAEDLVLLQSEIDCIKDYIDLQKLRLGKKTKLSFSVTGEVVNQRIAPLVLMTFIENVFKYGISKHEETVIDITLEVDDCDIKFFCANTIFEKGAANRKGIGITNTRQRLQYIYNGKHTLDIKTVDNRFVVKLDITC comes from the coding sequence ATGCGCCGTTCAAATGCTGCTACTACAATAATCCATGCTGCCGGCTGGCTCATTTTCCTGGCCTTTCCGCTTTTATTTATGAACAAAACGCAGGAGAATAAGCATGCAACATTATTTATTTTGGCCTCCCCCTTTTATTGGCTGTTCTGCCTCACGTACATCTTCATGTTTTACATTAATGCTTGGTATTTGGTGCCTAGATTTGTATTCAGGAAGCGGTATGTTGTATATGGCGTAATTATATTACTGCTGATGGGCCTGGTTTATTTTCTGCAGCCATTTGACAACCTGCTGGAAAACAATTCGATTAAAAACGCGCATTTTCGCACAACACAAACACAGTTGCCGGTAATGCACGATTCAACATTGGTGGCGCTGGGTACGGATACCGCATCAACTGGTAAAGGGCTAATGTTCGGTCCGCTACCACACCAAGACATGCGCATGCAGGATCCACAGTTTAAATCATCTAACAAGATCTTCATTATACATCAGTCGGGAAATATCGATTTGGTGGCGCTCTTTATTTTTATTATTGTGGTGGGGCTTAGTATTGCCATCACTACAGTGGAAAAATGGCAGTTTACTGAGAGTATGGTGGGAATGGCCCAGGCAGAAAAAGCACGTGCCGAGTTATCGTTTCTTAAAGCGCAGATCAACCCGCACTTTTTGTTCAATACCCTCAACAACATTTATGCCCTCTCTGTAACAGGTAACCCAAATACGTCTGAAAGTATCATGAAGTTATCTAATATTATGCGGTATGTTACCGACGAAGTTGCAGAAGATTTGGTACTGCTACAAAGCGAGATAGATTGTATTAAAGATTACATTGACTTACAAAAGTTACGGCTTGGCAAAAAAACAAAGCTAAGTTTTAGTGTAACCGGCGAGGTAGTAAATCAGCGGATAGCGCCATTGGTGCTAATGACATTTATCGAAAATGTATTCAAATATGGCATTAGTAAGCATGAAGAGACAGTGATTGACATTACGCTGGAGGTTGATGATTGCGACATAAAATTCTTTTGCGCTAATACCATTTTTGAAAAAGGCGCTGCGAACCGCAAGGGAATTGGTATTACAAATACGCGACAGCGTTTACAATATATTTACAATGGCAAACATACATTAGACATTAAAACAGTAGACAACCGCTTTGTCGTTAAACTGGATATAACTTGTTAA